One segment of Triticum aestivum cultivar Chinese Spring chromosome 2A, IWGSC CS RefSeq v2.1, whole genome shotgun sequence DNA contains the following:
- the LOC123190251 gene encoding uncharacterized protein isoform X1, with translation MGAFARPPGLLPPPPSSSPRLTYCDRDAVGSSVAGPRPSPLLPLTVHVAPTSSPDCPASTREATEAGIGSASLCIVFSRQPQVDELDMPFLNVYLDYLWAPNFWSNKHLGGVNAFLGLTSNQ, from the exons ATGGGGGCTTTCGCGAGACCTCCTGGCCTTCTGCCACCGCCGCCGAGTTCGTCCCCCAGGCTGACATACTGCGATCGGGACGCCGTCGGATCCTCTGTCGCGGGCCCACGTCCCAGTCCTCTCCTTCCTCTCACAGTTCATGTAGCCCCTACATCCTCCCCTGATTGTCCAG CCTCCACACGCGAAGCCACCGAGGCAGGAATCGGAAGTGCCAGTCTGTGCATCGTGTTCTCACGCCAACCCCAAG TGGATGAGTTGGATATGCCATTCCTCAATGTGTACCTGGATTATCTTTGGGCACCTAATTTTTGG TCTAACAAACATCTTGGAGGTGTGAATGCTTTCTTGGGTCTGACAAGTAATCAATAA
- the LOC123190251 gene encoding uncharacterized protein isoform X2 — protein MGAFARPPGLLPPPPSSSPRLTYCDRDAVGSSVAGPRPSPLLPLTVHVAPTSSPDCPASTREATEAGIGSASLCIVFSRQPQVDELDMPFLNVYLDYLWAPNFWKGVL, from the exons ATGGGGGCTTTCGCGAGACCTCCTGGCCTTCTGCCACCGCCGCCGAGTTCGTCCCCCAGGCTGACATACTGCGATCGGGACGCCGTCGGATCCTCTGTCGCGGGCCCACGTCCCAGTCCTCTCCTTCCTCTCACAGTTCATGTAGCCCCTACATCCTCCCCTGATTGTCCAG CCTCCACACGCGAAGCCACCGAGGCAGGAATCGGAAGTGCCAGTCTGTGCATCGTGTTCTCACGCCAACCCCAAG TGGATGAGTTGGATATGCCATTCCTCAATGTGTACCTGGATTATCTTTGGGCACCTAATTTTTGG AAAGGAGTACTCTGA